The proteins below are encoded in one region of Pygocentrus nattereri isolate fPygNat1 chromosome 13, fPygNat1.pri, whole genome shotgun sequence:
- the abi3b gene encoding formin-like protein 14, whose amino-acid sequence MKDSTTVDIQKIFEEAPAARKALLDNHSNLYKVADYCENTYLNVEDSRGTLEESKALTAQALASIAYQINTLATSVLRLLDAQTIQLKQMESSVNILTMTVDIYKEKVARQEIGVLTASNKITYAQKMAPPSAVEGPIEYERIPISYSSLDSLGHGCWGGPKTAGQKPEADTPTPQPNPQEGAHIHGSSSGIAVPPPSVPNWVGFRSTVPQSCATPQPPSSATAISFLPQPPSFSSDAAPPPAEPALSSDVGALPPPPSPPPLRNSVVAPPLPSPFPSSSAFRDSFLPPPPTPQSEFMAPFPPPPPPSPFQSNSMIPPPSPPPPPSGCTFGDSSFLPPPPPPPQIASMAPPPPSPLPSALRGHVPRPPPPPRANTGVGGPASPPPPPTPSSAFTGSSLPLPPPPPLPQNSSVIPQPPPPPPPPQNTSNIPPPPPPPPPPFNTSTISPPPPPPLPPPGKGHIPPPPPPPPPF is encoded by the exons atgaaggACAGTACTACAGTGGACATTCAGAAGATTTTTGAAGAAGCACCAGCAGCCAGGAAGGCTCTTCTTGACAACCACAGCAATCTCTACAAGGTGGCCGACTACTGCGAGAACACCTACCTGAAT GTGGAAGACTCTAGAGGAACTTTGGAGGAGTCCAAAGCCCTCACTGCCCAGGCCCTTGCCAGCATCGCCTACCAAATCAACACACTGGCCACGAGTGTGTTAAGACTACTGGATGCTCAGACCATTCAGCTCAAACAGATGGAATCCTCAGTCAACATCCTGACCATG ACAGTGGACATATACAAGGAGAAAGTAGCACGGCAGGAAATTGGGGTGCTGACCGCATCAAACAAAATAACCTATGCTCAGAAGATGGCTCCTCCATCAGCTGTCGAAGGACCCATTGAGTATGAGCGTATCCCAATATCCTACTCCAGCCTGGACTCATTAGGACACGGATGCTGGGGTGGCCCCAAAACT GCAGGGCAGAAGCCTGAAGCAGATACACCTACCCCACAGCCAAACCCCCAGGAAGGAGCGCACATACATGG gtCTAGCTCAGGCATTGCTGTTCCTCCTCCATCAGTCCCTAACTGGGTAGGCTTCAGATCCACGGTTCCTCAGTCATGTGccactcctcagcctccttcCTCAGCCACAgccatctccttcttgccccaACCTCCAAGCTTCTCTTCAGATGCTGCACCACCACCTGCTGAACCTGCCCTAAGCAGTGATGTTGGAGCCCTTCCGCCACCaccatctcctcctcctctacGTAATTCAGTAGTTGCTCCTCCACTACCATCTCCTTTTCCATCTAGCTCAGCGTTCAGAGACTCATTTTTGCCACCACCCCCAACTCCGCAGTCTGAGTTCATGGCTCCTttcccacctcctcctcctccatctcctTTTCAGAGCAATTCCATGATTCCTCCTCCATcgcctcctcctccaccttcaGGCTGCACTTTTGGAGACTCGTCATTCCTGCCTCCACCACCTCCGCCCCCACAAATTGCCTCCATGGctccccctcctccctctcctcttcctAGTGCCTTAAGAGGTCATGTTCCTCgacctcctcctccacctcgcGCTAACACTGGTGTAGGAGGTCCAGCTTCACCCCCACCTCCTCCTACGCCTAGCTCAGCATTTACAGGGTCATCGTTGCctctaccaccaccaccaccacttcctCAGAACAGTTCTGTGATTCCACAgccacctccaccaccaccacctccccAGAACACTTCTAATATtccaccaccacctcctcctccaccacctcctTTTAACACTTCTACCATTtcaccaccacctcctcctccactaCCACCACCTGGAAAAGGTCacattcctcctcctcctcctcctccaccaccatTTTGA